The Dioscorea cayenensis subsp. rotundata cultivar TDr96_F1 chromosome 7, TDr96_F1_v2_PseudoChromosome.rev07_lg8_w22 25.fasta, whole genome shotgun sequence genome includes a region encoding these proteins:
- the LOC120265222 gene encoding putative disease resistance protein RGA3, giving the protein MAAVFANALETIAELSTSHALQYLGPIWVGVHEQLQKLHRSLVFIQPLVEDAEERQLTDQAVRYWLLLLKDAVYDAEDILDEAKTHELLIQRKAELSGRLKSKVHEFFSLDHNPLLFKLQLGKKLTNVNERINELIEEMHKFNLRAVENNIKPWRSRPQTYSYAHESRVIVGRDKDKEKLVQMLTRDFFDEKVAVVTIVGMGGLGKTTLAQLVYADERVKNQFEPCIWVCVSDDFDVPKLAGKIIHRVSGEICDHTDMEALQQKLRKELGQKRYLLVLDDVWNEDFQKWDALRNMLLDGEKGSRILVTTRNEKCSRLMGAQNPYILSVLSEESSWDLFEQKAFAVSAPKPPTMVEIGKKIVKKCHGLPLAIEVLACVMRCKGREDEWQAVLENATWKLQHTKNEILPGLWLSYVDLPTYLKKCFAFCGMIPKDHDIEELKLIQFWIAHGFISSENGIDMEVEGQEIFTELIRRSLLQYDCRLHASENRRVCKMHDLIHDLAHFVLQNECSALLKSSAATKIPIKPRHLNLHVGENNQGDHSIIHNQVDCSIIHTVLYCRRDYYVLSKLKFVRVLDLSQAHIDELPASIEHLHHLRYLDISFTDIRRLPESICMLVNLQTLKLYCCYKLSELPKSITYMNSLRHLLFDNDRQFEAFPAGLSQLQNLKTLPGYTVGDDAGNNIGQLKSLNLFGELALYNLQKVKNADDARKANLGNKQNIHTLKLCWGKLSWGPNDECCSMENAEEVLQALKPHNGVNKLIVSYYSGKQFPMWMREMQQFQYLHRIELFKCKACEQLPPLEILPCLEDLSISEMVGIKHIVSNRGGNTQQTFPALKFLELKNMENLEGWCVQEGREANLSLFPYLIWMSIKGCHKLTTMPPEIFTSS; this is encoded by the coding sequence ATGGCCGCAGTTTTTGCCAATGCTCTGGAGACGATCGCCGAGTTATCGACGTCTCATGCCCTCCAATATTTAGGACCCATTTGGGTTGGAGTTCATGAGCAGCTCCAAAAGCTCCACAGGTCCTTAGTGTTTATCCAACCACTTGTTGAAGATGCAGAGGAAAGGCAGTTGACGGACCAGGCTGTCAGGTATTGGCTTTTGCTGCTCAAAGATGCGGTCTATGATGCTGAAGACATCCTTGACGAGGCCAAGACGCATGAACTACTCATCCAGCGCAAGGCAGAGCTTTCTGGTCGCCTAAAAAGCAAGGTGCATGAATTCTTTTCTCTTGATCATAACCCACTCTTGTTTAAACTTCAGTTGGGGAAGAAGCTCACAAACGTCAATGAGAGAATAAATGAGCTCATTGAGGAGATGCACAAGTTCAACCTCAGGGCTGTTGAAAACAACATCAAACCTTGGAGGAGCAGGCCTCAAACCTACTCGTATGCTCATGAATCGCGAGTTATTGTTGGAAGAGATAAAGataaagagaagttagtgcagaTGTTGACTAGAGATTTTTTTGATGAGAAAGTGGCTGTGGTTACTATAGTCGGCATGGGTGGTCTGGGTAAGACGACACTTGCTCAGTTGGTATATGCAGATGAAAGGGTCAAGAATCAATTTGAACCATGCATATGGGTTTGTGTTTCTGATGATTTTGATGTGCCGAAGCTTGCTGGAAAGATCATACATAGAGTTTCTGGGGAAATTTGTGATCATACAGACATGGAGGCTCTGCAACAGAAGCTACGAAAAGAATTGGGGCAGAAGAGATATTTGCTGGTATTAGATGATGTATGGAATGAAGATTTCCAAAAGTGGGATGCTCTTAGAAACATGTTGCTCGATGGAGAAAAAGGAAGCAGAATTCTTGTAACCACACGCAATGAAAAATGCTCTCGATTGATGGGTGCACAAAATCCTTATATTCTAAGCGTTTTATCAGAAGAAAGCTCTTGGGATTTATTTGAACAGAAAGCATTCGCTGTAAGTGCACCGAAACCACCAACAATGGTGGAGATTGGTAAGAAGATTGTTAAGAAATGTCATGGATTACCACTTGCTATAGAAGTGTTGGCGTGTGTTATGCGTTGTAAGGGCAGAGAAGATGAATGGCAGGCTGTGTTGGAAAATGCAACATGGAAGTTACAACATACAAAAAATGAAATCTTACCAGGGCTGTGGCTCAGCTATGTTGATTTGCCTACTTATTTAAAGAAGTGTTTTGCCTTTTGTGGCATGATCCCAAAAGATCACGATATTGAGGAATTGAAGCTGATTCAGTTTTGGATCGCTCATGGGTTTATTTCATCTGAAAATGGAATTGATATGGAAGTTGAAGGGCAAGAGATTTTCACTGAGTTGATAAGGAGATCCCTTTTGCAATATGATTGTCGTCTTCATGCAAGTGAAAATAGAAGAGTTTGTAAGATGCATGATCTCATCCATGATCTGGCACACTTTGTTCTGCAGAATGAATGCTCTGCATTGTTGAAAAGCAGTGCAGCTACCAAAATACCAATAAAGCCACGTCATTTGAATTTACACGTTGGTGAAAATAACCAAGGTGATCATTCCATCATCCATAACCAAGTTGATTGCTCCATCATCCATACTGTGCTATATTGTCGAAGAGACTATTATGTCTTGTCAAAGCTGAAGTTTGTGAGAGTGCTTGACTTGAGTCAGGCACATATTGATGAGCTACCTGCATCAATAGAACATTTGCACCATCTACGATACCTTGATATTTCTTTTACTGATATAAGGAGACTACCAGAATCCATTTGTATGTTGGTTAATCTGCAGACATTGAAACTCTATTGTTGTTATAAGCTTTCCGAGCTTCCCAAGAgcataacatacatgaacagcCTTAGACACCTTCTTTTTGACAATGATCGACAGTTTGAGGCATTCCCTGCTGGTTTGAGTCAATTACAAAACTTGAAAACACTACCGGGATATACTGTAGGAGATGATGCAGGGAACAACATAGGACAATTAAAGTCCTTAAATCTCTTTGGTGAACTTGCTTTGTATAATCTCCAGAAGGTGAAGAATGCTGATGATGCTAGAAAAGCTAATTTGGGTAACAAACAAAACATTCACACATTAAAATTATGTTGGGGAAAATTAAGTTGGGGACCTAATGATGAATGTTGTTCAATGGAAAATGCTGAGGAGGTGTTGCAAGCCTTGAAACCTCACAATGGAGTAAACAAACTCATAGTTAGCTATTATTCAGGCAAACAATTTCCAATGTGGATGAGAGAAATGCAACAATTCCAATATCTACATCGCATCGAACTATTCAAATGTAAAGCATGTGAGCAACTTCCTCCACTTGAGATATTACCTTGTCTTGAGGATCTGAGTATTAGTGAAATGGTTGGCATCAAACACATTGTTAGCAACAGAGGAGGCAACACACAGCAAACATTCCCTGCATTGAAGTTTCTAGAgttaaaaaatatggaaaaccTAGAGGGGTGGTGTGTGCAGGAGGGTAGAGAAGCAAATTTGTCCTTGTTTCCATACCTCATTTGGATGAGTATTAAAGGATGCCACAAGTTGACAACCATGCCACCAGAGATTTTTACCTCGTCTTGA